One Marinibacterium anthonyi genomic region harbors:
- the phnU_2 gene encoding Putative 2-aminoethylphosphonate transport system permease protein PhnU, with protein MMPVSPFRIFFQTGAWLVTAFLVLPLLVVIPVSLTDTSYIGLPKDHLSLQHYANYFASPDWLKATWTSIWIGTVVAACATALGTSFAIGCWFLSDRASAIARWVLITPILVPPVVQSLGFYRFWVKLGLIDTDFGVILAHTLLALPYVSISVFAALANLDRNIPRAARSLGASIRQTVMAVIVPAARPGMLTGFVFAFIVSFDEIVGVLFLTVRRVTTLPKKIWEGIQDNIDPTIASVATLLVILTLIITAIGALRRS; from the coding sequence ATGATGCCCGTATCGCCCTTTCGGATCTTCTTTCAGACCGGCGCCTGGCTGGTCACCGCCTTCCTCGTGCTGCCCCTGCTGGTGGTCATCCCGGTGTCGCTGACCGACACCAGCTATATCGGCCTGCCCAAGGATCACCTGTCGCTGCAGCACTACGCCAATTACTTCGCCTCGCCCGACTGGCTCAAGGCGACGTGGACCAGCATCTGGATCGGCACCGTCGTGGCCGCCTGTGCCACGGCGCTTGGCACCAGCTTCGCCATCGGCTGCTGGTTCCTGTCCGACCGCGCGTCCGCCATCGCCCGCTGGGTGCTGATCACGCCGATCCTGGTGCCGCCGGTGGTGCAATCGCTGGGCTTCTACCGCTTCTGGGTCAAGCTGGGCCTGATCGACACCGACTTCGGCGTGATCCTGGCCCATACGCTGCTGGCGCTGCCCTACGTGTCGATCTCGGTCTTCGCGGCACTGGCCAACCTTGATCGCAACATCCCGCGCGCCGCCCGGTCCCTGGGCGCATCCATCCGCCAGACGGTGATGGCGGTGATCGTGCCCGCCGCACGGCCCGGCATGCTGACCGGCTTCGTCTTCGCCTTCATCGTCAGCTTTGACGAAATCGTCGGCGTGCTGTTCCTGACCGTGCGCCGGGTGACGACCCTGCCCAAGAAGATCTGGGAAGGCATCCAGGACAACATCGACCCGACCATCGCATCGGTGGCGACGCTGCTGGTGATCCTGACCCTGATCATCACCGCCATAGGGGCGCTGCGCCGCTCATGA
- the cysL_2 gene encoding CysJI operon transcriptional activator: protein MINARQLEVLSTVIEVGTTARAAELLSVSQPAVSNMIRHTEDQVGFPLFKREHGRLVPTPEALHIAQEAQHLFMQQKRVANIIEELRGGTIGRLNIVATPSIGHGILPRVLADFVRTRPKLQISIELGSIEEITRRLLSGRADLGLSVTGPRRSALSVRTLGRGRLMCVCPVDHEMALSERIRVTDLNHVRHISYASNTPLGQTVDAVFSAQGLERRYFCEVRHTATALEMVRSGLGVALVDTFALIGKVNDDIAIRPTEPEMPLDLHAITSNLFPTSNLAIQFQEFVAEYLAANVPVVGRPGQRL, encoded by the coding sequence ATGATCAATGCCAGGCAGCTTGAAGTCCTGTCGACCGTCATCGAAGTCGGCACCACGGCGCGCGCCGCCGAACTGCTGTCGGTCAGCCAGCCGGCGGTTTCCAACATGATCCGCCATACCGAGGACCAGGTGGGTTTTCCCCTGTTCAAACGCGAACACGGCCGGCTGGTCCCCACGCCCGAGGCGCTGCATATCGCGCAGGAGGCGCAGCATCTGTTCATGCAGCAAAAGCGCGTCGCCAACATCATCGAGGAACTGCGCGGCGGCACCATCGGGCGGCTGAACATCGTGGCGACCCCGTCGATCGGGCATGGCATCCTGCCGCGCGTGCTGGCCGATTTCGTGCGCACACGGCCGAAACTGCAGATTTCCATCGAACTGGGCAGTATCGAGGAGATCACCCGCCGCCTGCTGAGCGGGCGCGCCGATCTGGGTCTGTCGGTCACCGGCCCGCGCCGATCCGCCCTGTCGGTGCGTACTCTTGGGCGCGGCCGGCTGATGTGCGTCTGCCCGGTGGATCACGAAATGGCCCTGTCCGAACGGATCCGCGTGACCGACCTGAACCACGTGCGCCACATCTCCTACGCCAGCAACACGCCGCTGGGGCAGACCGTGGATGCGGTTTTTTCGGCGCAGGGGCTGGAGCGGCGCTATTTCTGCGAGGTGCGGCACACGGCGACCGCGCTGGAGATGGTGCGCAGCGGGCTGGGGGTGGCGCTGGTCGATACCTTCGCGCTGATCGGCAAGGTCAATGACGACATCGCCATCCGGCCCACCGAACCCGAGATGCCGCTGGATTTGCACGCGATCACGTCGAACCTGTTCCCGACCTCGAACCTGGCGATCCAGTTCCAGGAATTCGTCGCGGAATACCTGGCGGCCAACGTGCCGGTCGTGGGGCGGCCAGGTCAGCGCCTATAA
- the potB_7 gene encoding Spermidine/putrescine transport system permease protein PotB has product MPRLGEKTQYWMLILPALAIMIVFYIVPVLGIWQISVTEPAAGFGNFAKAAGSSAVKTSFVLTFRVALVTTIGCVLLGYIVAYAISNYAGRLTPLMLALVILPFWVSVLIRSFSWIVLLGRSGLVNDTLRNAGLIDSPLRLMHNEFGVLIAMIHVMLPFAILPMLTNMRGIPDAYVKAARGLGASEWTAFRQVYFPQTLPGVLSGALLVFVLSLGFYITPALLGGGRVLMISEYITYQIQEFLNWGLGAALSVILLIATALVLLVAARFVNLRNALLERK; this is encoded by the coding sequence ATGCCGCGCCTTGGTGAAAAGACCCAATACTGGATGCTGATCCTGCCGGCCCTGGCGATCATGATCGTCTTCTACATCGTTCCCGTGCTGGGCATCTGGCAGATCTCGGTCACCGAACCGGCCGCGGGCTTCGGCAATTTCGCAAAGGCGGCCGGTTCGAGCGCGGTCAAGACCAGCTTCGTGCTGACCTTCCGCGTCGCGCTGGTGACCACCATCGGCTGCGTCCTGCTGGGTTATATCGTGGCCTACGCCATCAGCAATTACGCCGGGCGCCTGACACCGCTGATGCTGGCGCTGGTGATCCTGCCGTTCTGGGTGTCGGTCCTGATCCGGTCGTTCAGCTGGATCGTGCTGCTGGGCCGGTCCGGCCTTGTCAACGACACGCTGCGCAACGCGGGGCTGATCGACAGCCCGCTGCGCCTGATGCACAATGAATTCGGCGTGCTGATCGCCATGATCCACGTCATGCTGCCCTTTGCCATCCTGCCGATGCTGACCAACATGCGCGGTATTCCCGACGCTTACGTCAAGGCCGCGCGGGGGCTGGGCGCCTCTGAATGGACCGCCTTCCGGCAGGTCTATTTCCCCCAGACCCTGCCGGGGGTGTTGTCGGGCGCGCTGCTGGTCTTCGTGTTGTCGCTGGGCTTTTACATCACGCCGGCGCTGCTGGGCGGGGGCCGCGTGCTGATGATCTCGGAATACATCACCTACCAGATCCAGGAATTCCTGAACTGGGGCCTGGGCGCGGCCCTGTCGGTGATCCTGCTGATCGCGACGGCGCTGGTGCTGCTGGTGGCCGCCCGCTTCGTCAACCTGCGCAATGCACTGCTGGAGCGGAAATGA
- a CDS encoding N-carbamoyl-D-amino acid hydrolase: MSRNVVFAVAQMGPVHLADTKAQTVARLVDMLREAHGRGARWVTFPELALTTFFPRYIYDTPEDYDAFFEEGLPSPAMVPLFDEARRLGVGFYLGYAEKITEGGAVRRFNTSVLVAPDGAILGKYRKIHLPGTKDPIGDIEFEHLEKRYFEVGDLGFPTYPTDDGRFGMCICNDRRWPETFRVMALRGAEVFMLGYNTPTRNIHHPEPAHLREFHHRLSLESAAYQNAAWVMAAAKCGSEDGFAMIGGSAIVSPTGEVVARAASEDDEVITFSCDLDLGAYIRRSVFDFARHRRIEHYGPITSQTGIEVDE; encoded by the coding sequence ATGAGCCGCAACGTCGTCTTCGCAGTCGCACAGATGGGGCCGGTTCACCTGGCCGACACCAAGGCGCAGACCGTCGCCCGCCTGGTCGACATGCTGCGCGAGGCCCATGGCCGCGGCGCGCGCTGGGTGACCTTCCCCGAACTGGCGCTGACCACCTTCTTCCCGCGCTACATCTACGACACGCCCGAAGACTACGACGCCTTCTTCGAGGAAGGCCTGCCGTCGCCCGCGATGGTGCCGCTGTTTGACGAAGCAAGACGGCTGGGCGTGGGGTTCTACCTGGGCTACGCGGAAAAGATCACGGAAGGCGGGGCCGTGCGGCGGTTCAATACATCGGTGCTGGTGGCGCCGGATGGCGCGATCCTGGGCAAGTACCGCAAGATCCACCTGCCCGGCACAAAGGATCCCATCGGGGATATCGAATTCGAACACCTGGAAAAGCGGTATTTCGAGGTCGGCGACCTGGGTTTCCCCACCTATCCCACCGATGACGGCCGCTTCGGCATGTGCATCTGCAACGACCGCCGCTGGCCGGAAACCTTCCGCGTCATGGCGCTGCGCGGGGCCGAGGTGTTCATGCTGGGCTACAACACCCCCACCCGCAACATCCACCATCCCGAACCGGCGCACCTGCGCGAATTCCATCACCGGCTGAGCCTGGAATCGGCCGCCTACCAGAACGCGGCCTGGGTGATGGCCGCCGCGAAATGCGGATCGGAAGACGGGTTCGCGATGATCGGCGGATCGGCCATCGTGTCCCCCACCGGCGAGGTCGTGGCCCGCGCGGCGTCCGAGGACGACGAGGTCATCACCTTCAGCTGCGACCTGGACCTGGGCGCCTATATCCGGCGGTCGGTCTTCGATTTCGCCCGCCACCGGCGGATCGAGCATTACGGGCCGATCACGTCGCAGACCGGGATCGAGGTGGACGAATGA
- the atzA_3 gene encoding Atrazine chlorohydrolase, which yields MTRLLLKNARIVSHDSGTPEIRAAHVAIEDDRIVALPETFTGTDFAGFEPVDMIGRLVSPGLINSHTHAVLLALRGTIEDIEGNLVYQYMVPASYLLDPSERAAIAKLACAEAIRSGTTTMVDPLRHVADYAPAMIETGMRLWLAESCADAVTTEVAGGGYRFDRDFGETFLDRTRALIDRFHGAENDRVRVMIAAHAPDNCSPWMLGQLKDLARRHGLRRTVHLSQIISEKEQVEKLHGCTSTEYLDRNDFLGDDLLAVHWTFCTETDVARLAETGTWLAHCPASMSAKGPHPLPMKAILDHGVKITLGTDNMTEDMFHAMKMAMTLHRGAYGRSVTPSPQTVFDYVTVNAARALDHPGIGRIAPGMKADLAVFDLMTPVMTPRVSAISNLLHYGHPGVVSDTMVDGRFLMRNRQLTTMDETRVVAEGQAATESLWRKFAAEDRGVPLPATDPA from the coding sequence ATGACCCGCCTATTGCTCAAGAACGCCCGCATCGTCAGCCACGACAGCGGGACGCCCGAAATCCGTGCCGCCCACGTCGCCATCGAAGACGACCGCATCGTCGCCTTGCCGGAAACGTTCACCGGCACCGATTTCGCCGGTTTCGAACCGGTCGACATGATCGGGCGGCTGGTGTCGCCCGGCCTGATCAATTCGCACACGCACGCGGTGCTCTTGGCCCTGCGCGGCACGATCGAGGATATCGAAGGCAACCTGGTCTACCAGTACATGGTTCCGGCCTCCTACCTGCTGGACCCGTCCGAACGCGCCGCCATCGCGAAACTTGCCTGTGCCGAGGCGATCCGGTCCGGCACAACGACCATGGTCGACCCCCTGCGCCACGTGGCCGATTACGCGCCCGCGATGATCGAAACGGGGATGCGCCTGTGGCTGGCCGAAAGCTGTGCAGATGCCGTGACGACCGAGGTGGCGGGCGGCGGATACCGTTTCGATCGCGACTTCGGCGAGACCTTCCTGGATCGGACCCGCGCCCTGATCGACCGCTTCCACGGGGCGGAAAACGACCGCGTGCGCGTGATGATCGCGGCCCATGCGCCGGACAATTGCAGCCCCTGGATGCTGGGCCAGCTGAAAGACCTGGCGCGCCGGCACGGGCTGCGCCGCACGGTGCACCTGAGCCAGATCATCAGCGAAAAGGAACAGGTGGAAAAGCTGCACGGCTGCACCTCCACCGAATACCTGGACCGCAACGATTTCCTGGGCGATGACCTGCTGGCCGTCCACTGGACCTTCTGCACCGAAACCGACGTGGCGCGGCTGGCGGAAACCGGCACCTGGCTGGCCCATTGTCCGGCATCCATGTCGGCCAAGGGACCGCATCCGCTGCCGATGAAGGCGATCCTCGATCACGGGGTCAAGATCACGCTTGGCACCGACAACATGACCGAGGACATGTTTCACGCCATGAAGATGGCCATGACATTGCATCGCGGCGCCTATGGGCGGTCGGTGACCCCGTCGCCGCAGACGGTGTTCGACTATGTCACCGTCAATGCGGCCAGGGCGCTGGATCACCCCGGCATCGGGCGCATCGCGCCGGGCATGAAGGCTGACCTGGCGGTGTTCGATTTGATGACCCCGGTGATGACGCCCCGCGTTTCGGCCATCTCGAACCTGCTGCATTACGGACACCCGGGGGTGGTGAGCGACACGATGGTGGATGGCCGTTTCCTGATGCGCAACCGCCAGCTGACGACCATGGACGAAACGCGGGTGGTTGCCGAAGGGCAGGCGGCGACGGAAAGCCTGTGGCGCAAGTTCGCGGCGGAAGACCGCGGCGTGCCATTGCCGGCAACGGATCCCGCGTAA
- a CDS encoding Bacterial extracellular solute-binding protein, whose product MTDTTDFEAKRDIAEIAVERYRQGRLTRRGFVAAMGALGILPALNSRAMAQAKEIVVVNWGGTAKDVLQEVMCDTYTAETGIPVVVDGSGPSAGKIRAMVESGAVVWDLCDSGAGSAIILEQQGMTQPIDYSIVDKSKVLDGTAYTNGVGNYVYSYVLATNPKMLGGNVPQSWADVWNVKDFPGMRTFRKSVRGMLESATMAQGVPLNEVYEVLGTDDGINAAIAKFRELRDNIIVWGSGSDSQNLFLQEEVAIGNIWSTRAHLLKDQMDEGTFTVSFNGGVMAPGIWVVPKDNPAGTEEVMKFIAHAQDPALQVKWLELIGSAPINPEAAALVPAELAPWNPTSPENLATQILYNDEWYAKNQVSAEEKYIDALIN is encoded by the coding sequence ATGACCGATACCACCGATTTCGAAGCCAAGCGCGACATCGCGGAGATCGCGGTCGAACGCTACAGGCAGGGGCGGCTGACCCGTCGCGGCTTTGTCGCGGCGATGGGCGCGCTGGGGATTCTGCCGGCGCTGAATTCGCGCGCCATGGCCCAGGCGAAAGAGATCGTCGTCGTCAACTGGGGCGGCACCGCCAAGGACGTGCTGCAGGAAGTGATGTGCGACACCTACACCGCCGAAACCGGGATTCCGGTGGTTGTCGACGGATCGGGCCCTTCGGCGGGCAAGATCCGGGCGATGGTCGAAAGCGGTGCCGTGGTCTGGGACCTGTGCGACAGCGGCGCGGGGTCCGCCATCATCCTGGAACAGCAGGGCATGACCCAGCCCATCGACTATTCCATCGTCGACAAGTCCAAGGTGCTGGACGGCACGGCCTATACCAACGGCGTCGGCAACTACGTCTATTCCTACGTGCTGGCCACCAACCCCAAGATGCTGGGCGGCAACGTGCCGCAAAGCTGGGCGGATGTCTGGAACGTCAAGGACTTCCCCGGCATGCGCACCTTCCGCAAGTCGGTGCGCGGCATGCTGGAAAGCGCCACGATGGCACAGGGCGTGCCCCTGAACGAGGTCTACGAGGTGCTGGGGACGGATGATGGCATCAACGCCGCCATCGCCAAGTTCCGCGAGCTGCGCGACAACATCATCGTCTGGGGATCGGGCAGCGACAGCCAGAACCTGTTCCTGCAGGAAGAGGTCGCCATCGGCAACATCTGGTCGACCCGCGCGCACCTGCTGAAGGACCAGATGGACGAAGGCACCTTTACCGTGTCGTTCAACGGCGGCGTCATGGCGCCGGGTATCTGGGTCGTACCCAAGGACAACCCGGCCGGCACCGAGGAAGTGATGAAGTTCATCGCCCATGCCCAGGATCCCGCCCTGCAGGTCAAATGGCTGGAACTGATCGGCTCGGCGCCGATCAACCCGGAGGCGGCGGCCCTGGTGCCCGCCGAACTGGCGCCCTGGAACCCCACCAGCCCGGAAAACCTGGCGACGCAGATCCTTTACAACGACGAATGGTACGCGAAGAACCAGGTGTCGGCGGAAGAGAAATACATCGACGCGCTGATCAACTGA
- the potA_13 gene encoding Spermidine/putrescine import ATP-binding protein PotA has protein sequence MTTPILSVQNAVKRYGDVHALDHVSQDIADGEFLTLLGPSGSGKTTLLSAIAGFITLDEGRIALRDTDITRQPPEHRDFGMVFQGYALFPTMSVRDNVAFPLKVRKKPAAEIAARVAECLDLVQMGQYADRMPSQLSGGQQQRVALARALSFHPQVLLLDEPLSALDKKLRADLQWELKALHDRLGVTFIYVTHDQEEALSMSDRIVILKDGKIQQDGKPGELYNRPVNAFVADFLGKSNFIDVTVTGTEGGLLQCAAKGASFAAMPTETGPKSGAAKVALRPERLRLGAPGEEFLPARVRQVSYLGERCQVIVTHETLGDLLVSCPTWKSGITPVPDLPVSVGWDRDACVLLNPE, from the coding sequence ATGACCACACCCATCCTTTCCGTTCAGAACGCCGTGAAACGTTATGGTGACGTGCATGCGCTTGACCATGTCAGCCAGGATATCGCTGACGGAGAGTTCCTGACGCTGCTGGGGCCCTCGGGGTCCGGAAAGACCACGCTGCTGAGCGCCATCGCCGGGTTCATCACCCTGGACGAAGGCCGCATCGCCCTGCGTGACACCGACATCACCCGCCAGCCACCCGAACACCGCGATTTCGGCATGGTGTTCCAGGGCTATGCGCTGTTTCCGACCATGTCGGTGCGCGACAACGTGGCGTTCCCGCTGAAGGTGCGCAAGAAACCCGCCGCCGAGATCGCGGCGCGGGTGGCCGAATGTCTCGACCTGGTGCAGATGGGCCAATACGCCGACCGCATGCCGTCGCAATTGTCGGGCGGTCAGCAACAGCGCGTGGCCCTGGCGCGCGCGCTGTCGTTCCACCCGCAGGTGCTGTTGCTGGACGAACCGCTGTCGGCGCTGGACAAGAAGCTGCGCGCCGACCTGCAGTGGGAACTGAAGGCGCTGCACGACCGGTTGGGCGTGACCTTCATCTACGTGACCCACGACCAGGAGGAAGCGTTGTCGATGTCTGACCGCATCGTCATCCTGAAGGACGGCAAGATCCAGCAGGACGGCAAGCCTGGGGAACTCTACAACCGCCCCGTCAACGCCTTTGTCGCCGATTTCCTGGGCAAGTCGAACTTCATCGACGTGACCGTCACCGGCACCGAAGGCGGGCTGCTTCAGTGCGCCGCGAAAGGCGCCAGCTTTGCCGCCATGCCCACCGAAACCGGGCCGAAATCCGGCGCCGCCAAGGTCGCGCTGCGCCCGGAGCGGCTGCGCCTGGGTGCCCCGGGCGAGGAATTCCTGCCCGCCCGCGTGCGCCAGGTCAGCTATCTGGGCGAACGCTGCCAGGTGATCGTCACGCACGAGACGCTGGGCGATCTGCTGGTGTCCTGCCCGACCTGGAAAAGCGGCATCACCCCGGTTCCCGACCTGCCCGTCAGCGTCGGCTGGGACCGCGACGCCTGTGTCCTGCTGAACCCCGAATGA